In the genome of Nonlabens sp. MB-3u-79, one region contains:
- a CDS encoding uroporphyrinogen-III synthase: MKDSILSTKILTESQVELVLNTGISLTHYDLLKTEPIHMDSTENWDQVIITSQNAIPALLAHRKFIKNVYCVGEVTAVSLKKNEIHPIHIANNAVDLAKILITNYPEKNFLYLCSEQRRDELPAIFLQEKIPLIELFVYRSIAVMKSFDRIFAAVTFYSPRGVHAFAKANPHNKPLTAICIGKTTANTAAAYYKNVKIATKQTIENTLITAIKALRND, from the coding sequence ATGAAGGACAGCATTCTATCCACAAAGATTTTAACAGAGTCACAAGTAGAACTCGTTCTAAATACTGGAATAAGTCTTACCCATTATGACTTGCTAAAAACAGAACCCATTCACATGGATTCTACTGAAAACTGGGATCAAGTTATAATTACGAGCCAGAATGCCATTCCTGCGTTATTAGCCCATCGTAAATTCATAAAAAATGTTTATTGCGTAGGTGAAGTTACAGCCGTTTCTTTAAAAAAAAATGAAATCCACCCTATACATATTGCTAATAACGCTGTGGATCTTGCAAAAATATTAATCACCAACTATCCAGAAAAGAACTTCTTATATTTATGTAGTGAACAACGTAGAGATGAACTTCCAGCGATATTTCTCCAAGAAAAAATACCTTTAATAGAACTTTTTGTTTACCGATCTATTGCCGTCATGAAAAGCTTTGATCGTATTTTTGCAGCGGTAACTTTTTATAGTCCTAGAGGTGTGCACGCTTTCGCGAAAGCGAATCCCCACAACAAACCTCTTACCGCAATTTGTATAGGAAAAACCACCGCTAACACTGCTGCTGCTTATTATAAAAACGTAAAAATAGCAACAAAGCAAACCATAGAAAACACACTGATAACCGCAATAAAAGCGTTACGCAATGATTAA
- the hemE gene encoding uroporphyrinogen decarboxylase gives MIKNDLFLKALRGEEVARPPVWMMRQAGRYLPDFMKLKAKYDFFTRCQTPELATEITVMPIDQIGPDAAILFSDILVIPQAMNIEVEMKNGIGPWLPNPIRTVKDLDRVIVPDVKDSLSYVYEAIDMTKKVLDNRVPLIGFAGSPWTILCYCVQGQGSKNFDKAKEFCFTQPEAAHILLQKITDTTIAYLKEKVNHGVDAVQVFDSWGGMLSPTDYQEFSWKYIQQIIDALKPHTEVIVFGKGCWFALGDMAKSGASALGVDWTCSARNARYLSGGNITLQGNFDPSRLFSPPAEIKKMVTQMINEFGKDRFIANLGHGILPNIPVENAQAFVDAVKEYGQ, from the coding sequence ATGATTAAAAACGATCTTTTTTTAAAAGCCTTAAGAGGTGAAGAAGTAGCACGTCCACCAGTATGGATGATGAGACAAGCAGGAAGGTATTTACCAGACTTCATGAAGCTCAAGGCAAAATATGACTTCTTTACCAGGTGTCAAACTCCAGAACTTGCTACAGAAATAACCGTGATGCCTATCGATCAAATAGGTCCCGATGCAGCCATACTCTTCTCTGACATTCTTGTGATACCGCAAGCTATGAATATTGAAGTAGAAATGAAGAATGGCATAGGTCCCTGGTTACCTAACCCTATTAGAACGGTAAAAGATCTGGATCGAGTAATCGTTCCTGACGTAAAAGACTCTTTAAGTTATGTGTACGAAGCTATAGATATGACTAAAAAAGTACTGGATAATCGTGTGCCTTTAATAGGTTTTGCGGGATCTCCATGGACTATTCTATGTTATTGCGTACAAGGCCAAGGAAGTAAAAACTTTGATAAGGCAAAAGAATTTTGTTTCACACAGCCTGAAGCAGCACATATCCTGCTACAAAAAATTACAGACACTACCATTGCCTATCTTAAAGAAAAAGTAAATCACGGTGTGGATGCCGTTCAAGTTTTTGATTCTTGGGGCGGCATGCTTTCTCCTACTGATTATCAAGAATTCTCTTGGAAGTACATACAACAAATTATTGATGCCTTGAAACCACATACAGAGGTGATCGTTTTCGGCAAAGGATGCTGGTTTGCTTTAGGGGATATGGCAAAAAGTGGCGCAAGCGCTCTAGGTGTGGACTGGACTTGTAGCGCCAGAAACGCACGTTACCTCTCTGGTGGAAATATTACACTACAAGGTAATTTTGACCCATCAAGACTATTCTCTCCTCCAGCTGAAATCAAAAAAATGGTCACTCAAATGATCAATGAATTTGGTAAAGACCGGTTTATTGCTAATCTAGGACATGGGATTTTACCTAATATCCCAGTAGAAAATGCTCAAGCATTTGTGGATGCGGTGAAGGAATACGGTCAATAA
- a CDS encoding EI24 domain-containing protein, whose protein sequence is MFKNILTGLISYKDSFKLINELKLWSFFFVPMAISLLFGIAIFFAAYGLSDHLGRFFAKVWVWEWGSETFTSIATWLGALVILILGFILYKHVVMALSAPFMSPVSERIEKHLYPELYDPHTHRKTSNTQQLIRGLRINIRNLFYEIGISIPLLILSFIPVVNFVTTPLLFLVQAYYAGFGNMDYTLERHYEYRDSVSFIKKNKGYAIGNGIVFMAMLLIPVIGIILVLPVAVTAASKTTLKLLKEQQTQMPHQQQGSAPKLES, encoded by the coding sequence ATGTTTAAAAACATCCTGACAGGACTTATATCTTATAAAGACAGTTTTAAACTGATCAATGAATTGAAGCTTTGGTCGTTTTTCTTTGTTCCTATGGCCATAAGTTTGCTTTTTGGGATTGCTATTTTTTTTGCAGCTTATGGACTGTCAGACCATCTAGGTAGATTTTTTGCAAAGGTCTGGGTTTGGGAATGGGGAAGTGAAACCTTTACATCTATAGCTACCTGGCTAGGTGCTCTTGTTATACTAATTTTAGGATTCATTCTTTATAAACACGTAGTGATGGCATTGAGCGCACCATTTATGTCGCCAGTTTCTGAACGTATAGAAAAACACCTCTACCCAGAACTTTACGATCCTCATACACATAGAAAAACAAGCAATACACAACAATTGATACGTGGCTTACGCATCAACATTAGGAACTTATTTTATGAGATAGGCATTAGTATTCCGCTCCTCATTCTTTCATTTATACCGGTGGTAAATTTTGTAACCACTCCACTCCTGTTTTTAGTACAGGCTTATTATGCTGGTTTTGGAAATATGGATTACACTTTAGAACGACATTATGAATATAGAGATAGTGTTTCCTTTATAAAGAAGAATAAAGGTTATGCCATAGGTAACGGAATCGTTTTTATGGCCATGCTCCTTATACCAGTAATAGGTATAATTCTTGTTTTACCAGTTGCCGTTACCGCAGCGAGTAAAACCACACTGAAATTATTAAAAGAACAACAGACACAGATGCCCCATCAGCAACAAGGATCTGCTCCAAAACTAGAATCTTGA
- the hemF gene encoding oxygen-dependent coproporphyrinogen oxidase — translation MKEQFYSFIVGLQNTITSALEAVDGKATFHQDEWHREEGGGGFSRIIQEGNVFEKGGVSISAVHGDLPAAMQTYFKVEDCNFYATGLSLVLHPENPMVPTVHANFRYFEMYDATGKMVDSWFGGGLDLTPYYLFEEDARHFHQVCKEVCDRHEIADYALFKKKCDAYFHNPHREEARGIGGLFYDYCKASEQFSMEDWFAFQTDMASHFLDAYVPIVEKRKDLPYTAEQRNWQEIRRGRYVEFNLVHDKGTLFGLKTNGRIESILMSLPPHVQWVYDHHPETGSEEEKLLRVLQNPVDWV, via the coding sequence TTGAAAGAACAATTTTATTCCTTTATAGTAGGTCTTCAAAACACCATTACCTCGGCATTAGAAGCCGTGGACGGGAAGGCAACCTTCCATCAAGATGAATGGCATCGTGAAGAGGGTGGTGGTGGCTTTTCTCGTATCATACAAGAGGGAAACGTATTTGAAAAAGGAGGTGTCAGTATCAGTGCCGTTCACGGCGATCTGCCAGCAGCAATGCAAACTTATTTTAAGGTAGAAGACTGTAATTTCTACGCTACTGGATTGAGCCTGGTACTGCATCCAGAGAATCCAATGGTTCCTACTGTACATGCAAATTTCAGGTATTTTGAAATGTATGATGCTACAGGGAAAATGGTAGATTCTTGGTTCGGTGGTGGGCTGGATTTAACTCCTTATTATTTATTTGAAGAAGATGCGCGTCATTTCCATCAAGTATGCAAAGAGGTTTGCGATCGACATGAAATAGCAGACTACGCTCTTTTTAAGAAAAAATGTGATGCGTATTTTCATAATCCGCACAGAGAAGAAGCTCGTGGAATAGGCGGTTTATTCTACGATTACTGCAAGGCTTCAGAGCAGTTCTCGATGGAAGATTGGTTTGCTTTTCAAACCGATATGGCAAGTCATTTTCTGGACGCTTATGTTCCTATAGTTGAAAAGAGAAAAGATTTACCCTATACGGCTGAACAACGCAACTGGCAAGAAATACGTCGTGGACGCTATGTAGAATTCAATCTGGTACATGATAAAGGAACCCTTTTTGGACTTAAGACAAATGGCCGTATCGAGAGCATTTTAATGAGCCTTCCACCACATGTTCAATGGGTGTATGATCACCATCCAGAAACTGGTAGTGAAGAAGAAAAATTGCTTCGGGTATTACAAAATCCGGTAGATTGGGTTTAG
- a CDS encoding DUF6252 family protein yields MKTIYLLLIALLATACNSDDTVDPASLLPPITMTGENTFGCLIDGKFFKPRDGRSTINSDNKGLRVVLSEDSNIELLVTDFKSQNTGSLDLHIEDLLNIGEGAYQVDGSNSLLNIDGNNNTYVHGRIYNSNTNRLEWYVSYENSGIIEVNRITRNSSTGNIISGTFEVQMISIANPQDTVRIQSGRFDINTLTLLQTDFN; encoded by the coding sequence ATGAAAACCATATACCTATTACTCATAGCATTACTAGCCACTGCTTGCAACAGCGACGACACAGTAGATCCCGCATCCTTATTACCACCCATTACCATGACTGGAGAAAACACCTTTGGCTGCCTTATAGACGGCAAGTTCTTTAAACCTCGAGATGGCAGAAGTACGATTAATAGTGATAATAAGGGGTTACGAGTTGTATTATCTGAAGACAGTAATATTGAACTATTAGTTACAGATTTTAAGTCGCAAAACACAGGTAGTTTAGATTTACATATTGAAGATTTACTTAACATAGGTGAAGGAGCTTATCAAGTTGACGGTTCTAATAGTCTTTTGAACATTGATGGAAATAATAATACATATGTACATGGAAGAATTTATAATAGTAATACTAATAGGCTTGAGTGGTATGTCTCTTATGAAAACAGTGGCATTATTGAAGTAAATCGCATTACTAGAAACTCTAGCACAGGTAATATCATTTCAGGAACTTTTGAAGTCCAAATGATATCAATTGCAAATCCACAAGACACAGTAAGGATTCAGTCAGGTAGATTTGATATCAATACCCTCACTTTATTACAAACTGATTTTAATTAA